From the genome of Chromatiales bacterium:
ATCAGACATTATATCTCCACTTATCAATACGTTAATATTTATTCTTAAAGCGATTTCTTCGCTTATCAGCCCAGATTCTGTTCGGCGAAGCCCAGGCGCTTGACCACGTTGTCGAGCTCCCTGAGGGTCTCCAGCAGCCCCTGCATGTGCGGCAGCGGCCAGGCATTGGGGCCATCGGACAGCGCCTTGGCCGGGTCCGGATGGGTCTCCATGAACAGGCCGGAGATCCCGGCGGCAACGGCCGCGCGGGCCAGCACCGGCACGTGCTCGCGCTGGCCGCCGGAGCAGCTGCCCTGCCCGCCCGGCAACTGCACCGAGTGGGTGGCATCAAACACCACCGGGCAGCCGGTCTCGCGCATGATGGCCAGGCCACGCATGTCGGAGACCAGGTTGTTGTAGCCGAAGGTGTAGCCGCGCTCGCAGACCATGATCTGCTCGTTGCCCACGGCGCGGGCCTTGTCCACCACGTTGCCCATGTCCCAGGGGGCGAGGAACTGGCCCTTCTTGATGTTCACGGGTTTACCGGTGCGGGCCACGTTCTGGATGAAATTGGTCTGGCGGCAGAGGAAGGCCGGGGTCTGCAGCACGTCGACGACGGCGGCGACCTCATCCAGCGGGGTGTCCTCGTGCACGTCGGTGAGCACCGGCACGCCGATCTCGGCCTTCACCTTCTCCAGGATACGCAGCCCCTCTTCCATGCCCGGGCCGCGGAAGCTCGAGGCCGAGGAGCGGTTGGCCTTGTCGAAGGAGGACTTGTAAATGAAGGGGATGCCCAGGGCATCGGTGATTTCCTTCAGACGGCCCGAGGTCTCGAGTGCGAGCGCCTCGCTCTCGATGACGCAGGGACCGGCGATGAGGAAGAACGGCCGGTCCAGACCGACCTCGAAGTCACAGAGTTTCATGCAGATTCGGCCTCGTTACCGGATGTCTTTTCGTGATGTGTGCGTGCCGCGCGGACAAAGCCCTCGAACAGCGGGTGCCCGTCGCGCGGCGTGGAGGTGAACTCCGGGTGAAACTGGCAGCCCAGGAACCAGGGATGGTCGCCAAGCTCCACCACCTCGACCAGGTTGCTGTCCATCGAGGTACCGGATATGACCAGCCCGGCGTCCTCGAGTTGCGTCCGGTAGTTGTTGTTGAATTCGTAGCGATGGCGGTGGCGCTCGGAGATCACGTCCTCGCCGTAGGTCTCGCGCGCCAGGGTGCCGTCGGTCAGCTTGCAGGACTGGGCGCCCAGGCGCATGGTGCCGCCCAGGTCGGACTCGGCATCGCGCGTCTGTACGGCGCCGGTCTCGTCCTGCCACTCGGTGATGAGCGCGATCACCGGGTGTGGGGTGTCGTGGTTGAATTCGGTACTGTGCGCACCGGCCAGACCGGCCTTGTGCCGGGCATACTCGATCACCGCCACCTGCATGCCGAGGCAGATGCCGAGATAGGGCACGCCATGTTCGCGGGCATACTGCACGGCGCGGATCTTGCCCTCCACGCCACGCGAGCCGAAGCCGCCGGGCACCAGGATGGCGTCCACCGATTCCAGCTCGTCGATGCCATCGACCTCGAGCTTCTCGGAGTCGATGTAGTGGATGTTGACCTTGGTGCGCGTGTGGATGCCGGCGTGGGTCAGGGCCTCGTTGAGCGACTTGTAGGACTCGGTGAGGTCCACGTACTTGCCCACCATGCCGATGGTGATCTCGGCCTCCGGGAATTCCATGGCATTGACCACGTCCTTCCAGTCGCTGAGATCGGCCGGCGGCACGTCCAGGCGCAGCTTGCGCACGACGATGTCGTCGAGCTTCTGTGCGTGCAGCCAGAGCGGGATCTTGTAGATGTTGTCCACGTCGATGGCCGAGATGACGGCACGGTCCTCGACGTTGGTGAAGAGCGCGATCTTGCGCCGCTCGCCCTCGGGCAGCGGCTTGTTGGACCGGCACAGCAGCACATCGGGCTGGATACCGATGGAGCGCAGCTCCTTGACCGAGTGCTGGGTGGGCTTGGTCTTGATCTCGCCGGCGGCGGCGATATAGGGCACCAGCGTGAGGTGCACGTAGACCACGTTGTCGCGACCCTCCTCCACGCCCATCTGGCGGATGGCCTCGAGAAAGGGCAGCGACTCGATGTCGCCCACGGTGCCGCCGATCTCGACCATGGCGATGTCGGCATCGCCCGCACCCTCGCGGATCTTCTTCTTGATCTCGTCGGTGATGTGCGGGATGACCTGCACCGTGCCGCCCAGGTAGTCGCCGCGACGTTCCTTGCGGATCACGTCCTCGTAGACCTGGCCGGTGGTGAAGTTGTTGCGCTTGCTGGTCTTCACCCGCAGGAAGCGCTCGTAGTGGCCGAGATCGAGGTCGGTCTCGGCGCCGTCGTCGGTGACGAACACCTCGCCGTGCTGGAACGGGCTCATCGTACCCGGGTCGACGTTGATGTAGGGGTCGAGCTTGAGCATGGTGACCTTGAGGCCCCGCGCCTCGAGGATGGCACCCAGGGAAGCGGACGCAATGCCCTTGCCCAGGGAAGAGACCACGCCCCCGGTGATGAACACGTATCGGGTCATAAAAACCTTCGGGTTGTCAGAAAAGGCGGAAGGTGATTCCAGACGGGCTTAAAGGATACCAGAGCCGCCGCGTCCGCTCAATGAAACCCGTGTGACAGACAGCGTATCTTCGGCAGGAAATCAGGCACTTAGCGCAGGACCCCGGGGAGGCCGGCTAGGAGGAGCAGCTCACCCGCACCCGGTCGGCCCAGTCCGGCGGCAGGCCGGCGTAGCGCTCCATGCCCGGATGCTCGTCGAAGGGCCTGGCGAGGAGCTCGCGCAGGGCCGCGATCTCGCTGAAGTCCCTGCCGGTCACGGCCTTGGCGATGGCGATCTCGGCCATGTAGTTGCGCAGGACGTATTTCGGGTTCACGGCCCGCATGGCGGCCGCGCGTTCGGCATCCGGCACGCCCTCCTCCCGCAGGCGCGCGGCGTAGTCCCGCGCCCAGGCGTCGAAGCCCTCGCGGTCGAGCACCATGTCGCGCAAGCCCCGGTTGTCGGTGCCAGGCTCGAAGTCTGCCAGCCGGCGGAAGAAGATCGTGTAGTCCGTGCTGCCCTCAGCCAGCAGTGCCAGCAGCCGCTCCACCAGCTCGCCGTCCGTCTCCCGCGGTTCGCGCAGGCCGAGCTTCGCCTGCATGAGGCCGGCGTAGTGACGGCCGAAGTGCCGGCCATAGGTCGACTCCAGCACCGCCCGGGCCTGTTCGGCCGCGGCCGTCTCGTCCGCGTCGAACAGGCACAGCATGGCATGGGCCAGGCAGCC
Proteins encoded in this window:
- the kdsA gene encoding 3-deoxy-8-phosphooctulonate synthase, whose protein sequence is MKLCDFEVGLDRPFFLIAGPCVIESEALALETSGRLKEITDALGIPFIYKSSFDKANRSSASSFRGPGMEEGLRILEKVKAEIGVPVLTDVHEDTPLDEVAAVVDVLQTPAFLCRQTNFIQNVARTGKPVNIKKGQFLAPWDMGNVVDKARAVGNEQIMVCERGYTFGYNNLVSDMRGLAIMRETGCPVVFDATHSVQLPGGQGSCSGGQREHVPVLARAAVAAGISGLFMETHPDPAKALSDGPNAWPLPHMQGLLETLRELDNVVKRLGFAEQNLG
- a CDS encoding CTP synthase — translated: MTRYVFITGGVVSSLGKGIASASLGAILEARGLKVTMLKLDPYINVDPGTMSPFQHGEVFVTDDGAETDLDLGHYERFLRVKTSKRNNFTTGQVYEDVIRKERRGDYLGGTVQVIPHITDEIKKKIREGAGDADIAMVEIGGTVGDIESLPFLEAIRQMGVEEGRDNVVYVHLTLVPYIAAAGEIKTKPTQHSVKELRSIGIQPDVLLCRSNKPLPEGERRKIALFTNVEDRAVISAIDVDNIYKIPLWLHAQKLDDIVVRKLRLDVPPADLSDWKDVVNAMEFPEAEITIGMVGKYVDLTESYKSLNEALTHAGIHTRTKVNIHYIDSEKLEVDGIDELESVDAILVPGGFGSRGVEGKIRAVQYAREHGVPYLGICLGMQVAVIEYARHKAGLAGAHSTEFNHDTPHPVIALITEWQDETGAVQTRDAESDLGGTMRLGAQSCKLTDGTLARETYGEDVISERHRHRYEFNNNYRTQLEDAGLVISGTSMDSNLVEVVELGDHPWFLGCQFHPEFTSTPRDGHPLFEGFVRAARTHHEKTSGNEAESA